AGCCGGATTAACGTCCACACCGTCATAGTGGTCGAATCCGGAAATCACAACATTGAGTTCACGCATATTGGTAAGTCTAATATCTCTTCACGGGTTTGGGGAGGTCAGCGCATCTGACCTGCGGCTTGGGCGAGGAGCGCATGCATGCGGGCGCGCGCCTCTTCCTTGGGATCGCGTCCCTGAATTTCCTCGGCGATATGTTCGGCGGTGGGCACATCTTCCAGCGTGGTGATTTTGAGATTCGTCTCGCTGCCGGACACGATGGCAACCGGCTCGTCAGGCAGATAGTCGACCACTACCCGAGTGTCATCGGTGGGGTGGAAATCCGGGTCGGATGCGGCCAGTTCGTATGCACGGCGAATCGTGGCGAATCGGAACGACTGCGGTGTCTGCGCACGGAACGTGTTCGGGCGGTCCGGCACCGATTTGACCACTTTCACATCGCCGAGATCCTCGGTCAGCAGCACTGTATCAGTGGAAGCATATGCCACTGTTGCGGCGGTGAACTGGTCGAGCGCGTCAATCGACCCCTCGATGGAGGACTGCTCCACAAACGGTCGGACGGCATCATGAATCAGGATCTTGGCATCATCGGGAATACCGGCGGCCGCCAACGTGTCAAGCGCGGCGGCGGTGCTGTCCACACGTTCGGCGCCACCGTCGATAATCACGCGCACTTTGGTGTATCCCATATCGTCAATCAGTGATTCGACCGCCGAACGTACCTTGGGATTGACCACCACCACGATGTCACTGACACGCCCGCAATGCTCGAACGCCTCGATGCTCCAGCACACGATGGGCTTGCCGCCCACAGAGACAAGCTGCTTGGGGTTGTCGGGGTCAAAGCGGGTACCGAAGCCGGCCGCCAGCACCACGGCCACCACCGGCGCGGTCTGTGCGGGTCGGGCGGCTGCGGTTTCAGGAATATCGGAGTCTCTCTCAGTCATAGCCACCACCGTAAGGGGAGGTCCGGCCGTTCGTGACCTGCCTCACAGCTTTCTCCACGGAATGTGCCCGCTATTGCCGCACGATGAGAGCCAGCAAGCGGCCTTCATGGGCTTTGTTGGCAAGCGAGGCACGGCGGTGGGAGTACCATAGCGGATTCTCGAGCGTGCACATACTGTGGTTGATGTTGCCGATGCGCTCCGCAAGCTCGGCCGGCCCCTCACCGTCGGTGCGGCACAGTTCAGCAAGTTCAGGATCCGCCTCGAGGTATTCGGTCGCAGCATGGACGCGCGGCATGGAATCAACCACCTGATGGACACCGGCAAAGGCGAGGTCAATCATTGCGGCTTCGGCGATATCAATGCCGGCACCGCCGAAGCGTGTCTGCGTTTTGGTCAACGGGAAACGCTTGACGAACTGGTCGGCGACCTCATCGCCCACCTCGTAGCAATCACCGCAGATACGCGGGCCGAGTGTAGCAATGATGTTCGTCGGATCGGCCCCCTTGAGCTTCATCAGTTCCACGGTGGATTCGATGATGCCGCGTTCAAGGCCACGCCGTCCGCAATGAGCCGCGCCGATGACGCCGGTGACCGGGTCAGCGAGGAGCACCGGCAGGCAGTCAGCCGCGAACATACCCAGGGCGATGCCGGATTGTGAGGTGACTTGCCCGTCTGCCTCGATGACCTGCGACACATTCTCAGCTGACCCAGTGGGTTCGGTCGGCTCGTGCTTACGACCATCGGCATCGGTCTCCATGCCACGACCCGTCTGATATTCCTCCACACTCCGGTGGGTGCCGGATACATCGAAACCAAATGGGGTGTTGACAACGAAGGAATCATCCACATCCACAGCCACGCCGGAATGCACCTGCGAGACCAGCGACAGGCGTGCATGCACTGCTTCAGACAAGGCAATGCGGTTCGACATCACGGCCTGTGGATTGTCGCCGGATTTGCCACCGAGGTTCAGATTGCCGTAATCACCGGCGCTCAGCCCTCCCAGCCGCGTGGTGTAAACCACCGTGATACCGGGAGCTAGCGCAATCGGAATAGTCACCGGAATCGGGCGACCCTCCTTATCAGTGGAGCTGATCTGGTTGGAGTCGAGAATTTCGTCACTATATTCAGGCATGTTCGTTCCTTTATTCGGCTTTGAGGGTGGGCTTCTTGGTACGCGAACGGATGGCGGCGTTGATGGGCACCTGATGCGGGCAAGGCATCGAAAACACATGCGCCGGATTATTGATGGCGGGCACCGGTGTGCCGTCTGCATCACGCAGACCGTCTTCCGGCACAATGTATGCCAGCGGACGCTCACCGGGCAGGAGGAATTCGACTTGCTGGCCGGGTTCGATTTTGTTGCGGCTCATCAGTGTGACGCGGCCGCCTTCGTCTGCACTCCAGCTGAGCACTTCTCCGACTACCAGCCAGGAACGGAAATAGGCGGAGCGGTCAGTGTTCTGCGTGACTTTGTGCTCGGGGTAGTAGAAGCCGGTGGAGTAGTCGCGGTGCGCCACTTTGTCGGTTTCTTCGAGCAGCCATTCGGGCAGTTCGACGTGCGGGGCCGGGCGGACGGCGGCATGCTTCCAGTCGGTCTCAATCTGTTCGATTGCGGTGTTGGATTTGCGCCGCGTGGAACGGGCATGCGAACTCATGCCGTCGGGCTCCGGCGCATCGGTCGTGTTGTATCCCTCATCGGCCACACCGGCGAATGCGGCGTCGGCATTGCGCATTACCTGATCTTCGGTTCCCTGGCCGTAATCAGGGTCGGACGGGCGGATCACGCGGTCGTGGAACGGCAGCAAGATATTGCCGTCAGCATCTTCAAAACCGCGCTGAATCATGTATTCGTTGACGGCGGTCTTGTAGGCGTTGGTCATCGCGGCGATGTAGTAGGCGCTTTTCGCACGGCCTTCGATTTTGAGGCTGGTGGCGCCGGAATCGATCAGATCGTCGAGGTGGCCCAACATGTTCATGTCCTGTGAGTTGAACAGGTAGGCGCCGTTTTCTGTCTGCTCGATCGGGAAGTACTGTCCGGGGCGTTTCTCCTCCACAATCGAGTACTTCCAGCGGCAGGGCTGGGCGCATTCGCCGTGGTTGCCGTCACGGCCGGTCAGGTAGTTGGAGAACAGGCACCGACCGGAGAACGCCATGCACATGGCGCCGTGCACGAAGCATTCAATGTCAAGGTCATCGGGAATGTTGGCGCGGATATCGCGCACAGCCTGCAAGTCCATCTCGCGGGCCAGCACCACACGGCGAGCACCGAGCTCATAGAACGCGTTGGCGGCCTGGTAGTTGGTCACACCCGCTTGGGTGGAAACATGCAGTTCGAGGTTCGGAGCCACTTGGCGGGCCATCATCATTACGCCGATATCGGAGACGATGAGCGCATCCACGCCGGTGTCTTTGAGCTGGCCGATGTATCCGCGCATGGCTTCGATCTCGTTGTTACGTGGCAGCACATTGCACGTCACATACACGCGGGCGCCGCGCTCATGGGCGTAGCGCGAGCCCTCCTCGAAGTCCTCAAGACTCAGGTTTTTGGGGGCCGAGCGCATGCCGAACGCTTTGCCGCCGCAGTAGACGGCGTCGGCACCATAATCGACCGCAGTTTTCAGGCCGCGCAAGTTGCCGGCCGGAGACAGCACTTCGGGCTTCTTGCGTGTGGGGATTCTCATCGTCGTATTCATCACCGCAATAGTGTAGTGGTGGCCGTGTAATGCGGGCGGGGCTACCGTTAGGCTGGGGAACATGAAAATCGATATCGTGAGCGTGTTTCCCGAGTATTTTGAGGTGATGAACCTGAGCCTGATGGGCAAGGCCCAGGCCAAGGGGCTGTTGGAGATCAAGGCGCACAATCTGCGCGACTGGACCCACGACGTGCATCATTCGGTGGACGATACGCCGGTGGGCGGCGGCGCCGGCATGGTGATGAAGCCCGAAGTGTGGGGCGAATGTCTGGATGAGCTGCTGGGACTTTCGCAGCAGTCTGACTCGGTCCCAGCTCCAGGTATTGCAGCTGACTCTGACGCCGATACGAACCAATCCGACGATCCGGTCTCCGCTGCCAACACGCAATCGGCATCCGTCAACGTTCCCGTTTCTTCTGACGGCTCTCCTGCCGAAAGTGACATGTCCGCCCAGCTAAGCGCACCAGTGCTCATCTTCCCGAACCCGTCGGCCCCGCTGTTCACTCAGCGCGACGCCACGGAACTCAGTCATGCCAAGCATCTGCTGTTCGGCTGCGGCCGGTACGAGGGGTACGATGCGCGCATTCCCGACTACTACCGTTCGCAGGGCATCGATGTGCGCGAGTATTCCATTGGCGATTATGTGCTCAACGGCGGCGAAGTAGCGGTTTCGGTGATGCTGGAGGCCATTACCCGCCTTATGCCGGGCTTCATGGGCAACCCGGATTCCATTGTCGAAGAGTCCTACACCGGCGAGGGTGCGCTGTTGGAACACCATCAGTACACCAAGCCG
This sequence is a window from Bifidobacterium breve DSM 20213 = JCM 1192. Protein-coding genes within it:
- a CDS encoding IspD/TarI family cytidylyltransferase, which produces MTERDSDIPETAAARPAQTAPVVAVVLAAGFGTRFDPDNPKQLVSVGGKPIVCWSIEAFEHCGRVSDIVVVVNPKVRSAVESLIDDMGYTKVRVIIDGGAERVDSTAAALDTLAAAGIPDDAKILIHDAVRPFVEQSSIEGSIDALDQFTAATVAYASTDTVLLTEDLGDVKVVKSVPDRPNTFRAQTPQSFRFATIRRAYELAASDPDFHPTDDTRVVVDYLPDEPVAIVSGSETNLKITTLEDVPTAEHIAEEIQGRDPKEEARARMHALLAQAAGQMR
- a CDS encoding polyphenol oxidase family protein produces the protein MPEYSDEILDSNQISSTDKEGRPIPVTIPIALAPGITVVYTTRLGGLSAGDYGNLNLGGKSGDNPQAVMSNRIALSEAVHARLSLVSQVHSGVAVDVDDSFVVNTPFGFDVSGTHRSVEEYQTGRGMETDADGRKHEPTEPTGSAENVSQVIEADGQVTSQSGIALGMFAADCLPVLLADPVTGVIGAAHCGRRGLERGIIESTVELMKLKGADPTNIIATLGPRICGDCYEVGDEVADQFVKRFPLTKTQTRFGGAGIDIAEAAMIDLAFAGVHQVVDSMPRVHAATEYLEADPELAELCRTDGEGPAELAERIGNINHSMCTLENPLWYSHRRASLANKAHEGRLLALIVRQ
- a CDS encoding peptidase U32 family protein, which translates into the protein MRIPTRKKPEVLSPAGNLRGLKTAVDYGADAVYCGGKAFGMRSAPKNLSLEDFEEGSRYAHERGARVYVTCNVLPRNNEIEAMRGYIGQLKDTGVDALIVSDIGVMMMARQVAPNLELHVSTQAGVTNYQAANAFYELGARRVVLAREMDLQAVRDIRANIPDDLDIECFVHGAMCMAFSGRCLFSNYLTGRDGNHGECAQPCRWKYSIVEEKRPGQYFPIEQTENGAYLFNSQDMNMLGHLDDLIDSGATSLKIEGRAKSAYYIAAMTNAYKTAVNEYMIQRGFEDADGNILLPFHDRVIRPSDPDYGQGTEDQVMRNADAAFAGVADEGYNTTDAPEPDGMSSHARSTRRKSNTAIEQIETDWKHAAVRPAPHVELPEWLLEETDKVAHRDYSTGFYYPEHKVTQNTDRSAYFRSWLVVGEVLSWSADEGGRVTLMSRNKIEPGQQVEFLLPGERPLAYIVPEDGLRDADGTPVPAINNPAHVFSMPCPHQVPINAAIRSRTKKPTLKAE
- the trmD gene encoding tRNA (guanosine(37)-N1)-methyltransferase TrmD gives rise to the protein MGKAQAKGLLEIKAHNLRDWTHDVHHSVDDTPVGGGAGMVMKPEVWGECLDELLGLSQQSDSVPAPGIAADSDADTNQSDDPVSAANTQSASVNVPVSSDGSPAESDMSAQLSAPVLIFPNPSAPLFTQRDATELSHAKHLLFGCGRYEGYDARIPDYYRSQGIDVREYSIGDYVLNGGEVAVSVMLEAITRLMPGFMGNPDSIVEESYTGEGALLEHHQYTKPAVWRDIAVPNVLLSGDHGKVNRYRRDEALARTAEIRPDLIAALDCKALDKADRKTLMALGWEVSAAHPRKLE